The following proteins are co-located in the Halococcus saccharolyticus DSM 5350 genome:
- a CDS encoding glycosyltransferase: MGLVARITNTDQQQSTDEPFITVIVPSFTEAGVIARRVANLREQTYPNNRFEVLFVDSGSTDGTPNVIQNALDGLEPDDPSMKLLKQTERSGKASAINHGIEHGRGDVVLVTDANTVFVPETIERIAPHFADPTVGAVAGRLAVSDADSSLTASNHLYRDIEHMKAVGESPLDSVCQFVGEISAWRADLVQADETSLAEDLDLSVRIRKQGYRIMYESEALAYESEPDTVVEQITSKKRRVIGTIQVLLRHRDYLLIPGDRYRTIIFPSRKGLLMLSPFLCIGAAVCFLITLVVAPLAALGATLVTGSLGSATFAALLAVRDRLPTTETAEDGDKTEIRSNGMGNELGPDTSLTDEGMDLGGILAVVRYVAVIEYAILLAWWDFFSGKYSVRWEKSTSDR; this comes from the coding sequence ATGGGGTTGGTCGCGCGGATTACGAATACCGATCAACAACAGTCGACGGACGAACCGTTCATTACGGTCATCGTTCCATCGTTTACCGAAGCAGGTGTGATCGCACGACGGGTGGCGAATCTCCGCGAACAGACGTATCCGAACAACCGATTCGAAGTCCTGTTTGTGGACTCCGGGTCGACCGACGGTACGCCGAACGTTATTCAGAACGCGCTCGACGGGCTCGAACCGGATGATCCGTCAATGAAATTGCTCAAACAAACCGAGCGCAGCGGAAAGGCCTCGGCGATCAACCATGGAATCGAGCACGGTCGCGGAGACGTTGTGCTCGTAACCGATGCAAATACGGTTTTCGTACCGGAGACGATCGAACGGATCGCCCCGCACTTCGCGGATCCGACGGTTGGAGCGGTCGCCGGGCGGTTGGCAGTGTCGGATGCCGATTCGTCGCTGACCGCTTCGAACCATTTATATCGTGACATCGAACACATGAAAGCAGTTGGTGAATCGCCACTCGATTCCGTCTGTCAGTTCGTCGGTGAGATCAGTGCCTGGCGTGCGGACCTCGTCCAAGCCGACGAGACCAGCCTCGCCGAGGATCTCGACCTCTCAGTACGTATCCGCAAACAAGGCTATCGGATCATGTATGAATCCGAAGCACTCGCCTACGAATCAGAACCCGATACGGTCGTTGAACAGATCACCTCGAAAAAACGCCGCGTCATCGGTACAATCCAGGTGCTGTTGCGACATCGCGACTATCTGTTAATACCAGGTGATCGATACAGGACAATCATCTTCCCATCGCGGAAGGGACTTCTCATGTTGTCGCCGTTTCTGTGTATCGGAGCCGCCGTCTGCTTTCTCATCACGCTCGTGGTGGCGCCGTTGGCCGCGCTCGGCGCAACGCTTGTGACGGGATCACTCGGATCGGCCACGTTCGCTGCGCTGTTAGCGGTTCGTGACCGTCTGCCCACCACTGAGACGGCCGAAGACGGCGACAAGACCGAGATCCGTTCGAACGGCATGGGTAACGAATTGGGCCCAGACACATCATTGACCGACGAAGGCATGGATTTGGGAGGGATTCTCGCCGTTGTGCGCTACGTTGCGGTCATCGAGTATGCGATCCTGCTTGCGTGGTGGGATTTCTTCAGTGGAAAGTACTCGGTTCGGTGGGAGAAATCGACCTCCGATCGCTAG
- a CDS encoding glycosyltransferase, whose protein sequence is MESTAVKICFVTGVFPPHAAGGAQQYVIEVANRLEAEGHRAFVVTTEPYDGVASLRPHKVTYEGIDVWRFFPFNVAHKSTYQQYSLARQAVWRGVDMVNPHAMAMVKRVLDRTVPDVVHVNGLEGISTLASIAVANSDAAYVHTLHDYDLLSPGSTIRVDTPVGTLDRTLANHPTTSGLFTRLQRTLLGTPDVVIGPSQFILDAHRQRGLFEDVPCRRIPHGVARIAEAPSSPPDGPSVLFVGRLAPEKGVETLLAAAGSLPEVEFHLCGTGPLASLVERRADETPNITYHGFVSSDELWSLRRSVSLGVVPSEWAEPFGLVISESYGAGLPVVGSAVGGIPELIKPNEMGALFDPASPDALVSAIQRVLNGDQIAMRMNALDWAREHTLGAHVQSLLDTYTGEVATE, encoded by the coding sequence GTGGAGAGCACGGCCGTGAAAATCTGCTTCGTCACGGGGGTGTTTCCACCTCATGCTGCAGGCGGTGCGCAACAGTACGTGATCGAGGTCGCAAATCGACTCGAAGCCGAAGGGCATCGTGCGTTCGTTGTCACGACCGAACCCTACGATGGGGTAGCCAGTTTGCGTCCTCACAAGGTCACCTACGAGGGAATCGATGTTTGGCGATTCTTCCCGTTTAACGTCGCCCACAAGAGTACATACCAGCAGTACTCGCTCGCACGACAGGCGGTCTGGCGGGGCGTCGATATGGTTAATCCCCATGCTATGGCGATGGTAAAGCGTGTCCTCGATCGAACGGTGCCCGATGTCGTCCACGTCAATGGACTCGAAGGAATCTCGACCCTCGCCTCTATTGCGGTAGCGAACAGCGACGCGGCGTACGTCCATACACTCCACGATTACGACCTACTGAGTCCGGGGAGTACCATCCGGGTCGACACCCCAGTTGGTACTCTGGATCGAACACTCGCCAATCATCCAACGACGAGCGGCTTGTTCACACGCCTCCAGCGAACACTCCTCGGAACGCCCGATGTCGTCATCGGCCCGAGTCAGTTCATCCTCGACGCACATCGTCAACGGGGCCTCTTCGAGGACGTTCCGTGTCGGCGGATCCCGCATGGCGTCGCACGCATCGCAGAGGCTCCTTCATCGCCGCCCGACGGTCCCTCCGTACTCTTCGTCGGTCGTCTCGCCCCCGAGAAGGGTGTTGAAACGCTCCTCGCGGCTGCAGGCTCGCTCCCCGAAGTGGAATTCCATCTGTGTGGGACGGGCCCATTGGCGAGTCTTGTGGAGCGTCGTGCTGATGAAACACCAAACATCACTTACCACGGATTCGTCTCGTCCGACGAACTCTGGTCGCTCCGTCGCAGTGTATCTCTCGGGGTGGTGCCGTCGGAGTGGGCCGAGCCGTTCGGCCTCGTTATCAGCGAGTCCTATGGTGCGGGACTTCCTGTCGTCGGGAGTGCCGTCGGCGGGATTCCGGAACTGATCAAACCCAACGAGATGGGAGCGCTTTTCGACCCTGCCAGCCCTGATGCGCTCGTGAGCGCGATTCAGCGGGTGCTCAACGGCGACCAGATAGCCATGCGGATGAACGCACTTGATTGGGCTCGGGAACACACACTCGGCGCTCACGTCCAGTCATTGCTTGACACCTACACCGGAGAGGTTGCGACAGAGTAG
- a CDS encoding glycosyltransferase family 4 protein encodes MVSEAPELVDAARRLASIHDAQLVLNKHNCYYDFLDQYLRDKHLPLPVRERAVNNLYEHEQQGISDADVIVFQSEDDRDRFDIPSATPVRVIPNGTNYEELQQEGNPDQLARDLGIPDDQQVCLFVGSFDYEPNHAAARFVIEELSPVFPEMAFLLVGRNPPRSTAPNVYAPGYVTDLIDALRLADIALCPLPRGSGTKLKMLDYFAAGLPVVTTSVGTQGLPIRDGEHALVRDEPTAMKGAIRELARDEGWRKRLAQGGHSLGEQFAWSRLLRGYDELLTDLSTNNNE; translated from the coding sequence GTGGTTTCGGAAGCCCCCGAGCTGGTCGATGCAGCACGACGGCTCGCGTCGATTCACGACGCACAGTTGGTTCTCAACAAGCACAACTGCTATTACGACTTTCTCGACCAGTACCTCCGAGACAAGCATCTGCCATTGCCGGTCCGCGAGCGGGCCGTCAACAATCTCTACGAACACGAACAACAGGGGATTTCGGATGCGGATGTGATCGTGTTTCAGTCCGAAGACGATCGCGACCGGTTCGACATTCCGTCCGCGACGCCGGTACGAGTAATTCCAAACGGCACTAATTACGAAGAACTCCAGCAGGAGGGCAACCCCGACCAGCTGGCACGCGATCTCGGTATTCCCGATGACCAACAAGTATGTCTGTTCGTCGGATCGTTCGACTACGAGCCGAACCACGCGGCAGCGAGGTTTGTGATCGAGGAACTCTCGCCCGTGTTTCCCGAAATGGCGTTTCTCCTCGTCGGTCGAAACCCTCCACGATCCACCGCTCCGAACGTGTACGCACCGGGGTACGTCACCGATCTCATAGATGCGCTTCGGCTTGCCGATATCGCGTTATGTCCGCTCCCACGCGGCTCAGGAACGAAGCTCAAGATGCTTGATTACTTCGCCGCCGGTCTCCCGGTCGTCACGACTTCGGTCGGGACGCAAGGTCTCCCGATACGTGACGGCGAACACGCCCTGGTACGGGACGAGCCGACGGCGATGAAAGGGGCCATCCGCGAACTTGCCAGAGACGAAGGGTGGCGGAAACGCCTTGCTCAAGGTGGCCATTCCCTCGGCGAGCAGTTCGCGTGGAGTCGGCTCCTTCGGGGGTACGACGAACTTCTAACTGACCTCTCGACGAACAACAACGAATGA
- a CDS encoding DUF1616 domain-containing protein, with amino-acid sequence MSVVGTIVVLSVPGIRETPLRVLFAFAIVLFLPGYALVTVAFPERSDARTDFPRPITGGIGPIERFVLSVAVSIAIVIVAGFALVVSPVGFGLWAVVFVLSGVTLGATVLAASRRGRLRPEHRYPGALAPLFGEVRGLQRESTIDTAVSILLVVSIVSVGGIVAASTVTPTQSSSTDLFLLAPNGTGQSSATDYPTNLTRGESQPIVVGVTNNGNAPANYTIVTSLQRIDITNSSVSVMNRMQLDEFGLRVRANDTVRERRAIVPPTEGSNLRLAFLLYRGQPPSQPTIKNADREVHLLVNVSASNDGRRTVSTVSNQIGTDLMGSITHTEPDHR; translated from the coding sequence GTGTCGGTCGTCGGAACGATTGTGGTGTTGTCGGTCCCCGGTATTCGAGAGACGCCGCTTCGGGTCCTGTTCGCTTTCGCTATCGTACTGTTTCTCCCTGGATATGCGCTCGTCACCGTGGCGTTTCCCGAACGGTCGGACGCCCGAACCGACTTTCCACGACCGATCACAGGAGGAATCGGGCCGATCGAACGCTTCGTCCTATCGGTTGCAGTGAGCATTGCGATCGTCATTGTCGCGGGATTCGCACTCGTGGTCTCCCCGGTCGGCTTCGGGCTTTGGGCTGTGGTGTTCGTGCTCTCAGGGGTGACCCTTGGGGCGACAGTCCTCGCGGCGAGTCGGCGTGGTCGGCTTCGACCCGAACACCGCTACCCCGGTGCGCTTGCTCCCCTCTTCGGTGAGGTTCGTGGCCTCCAAAGGGAATCAACTATCGATACGGCAGTGTCCATCCTCCTGGTCGTCAGTATCGTCTCGGTCGGTGGGATCGTCGCGGCCAGTACCGTCACACCGACGCAGTCGTCTTCAACGGACCTGTTCTTGCTTGCGCCGAACGGCACGGGTCAATCGTCGGCGACAGACTACCCGACCAATCTCACCCGTGGAGAGTCCCAACCGATCGTAGTGGGAGTCACGAACAACGGCAACGCGCCCGCCAATTACACAATTGTCACCTCTCTTCAGCGAATCGACATTACAAATAGCTCTGTTTCTGTCATGAACCGGATGCAACTCGACGAGTTCGGTCTCCGAGTGAGGGCCAACGATACCGTTCGGGAGCGTCGAGCGATCGTCCCACCAACGGAGGGTTCGAACCTCCGGCTGGCATTCCTGCTCTATCGCGGGCAACCCCCATCACAACCGACCATCAAGAACGCCGACCGGGAGGTCCATCTGCTCGTAAACGTTTCTGCATCGAACGACGGACGACGAACCGTATCCACGGTGTCGAACCAGATCGGGACCGACCTGATGGGCTCGATCACCCACACAGAACCCGATCACCGATGA
- a CDS encoding PIN domain-containing protein — translation MEWTETLGFTDDVAREAAAIKASLLDEGSEVGVADTVIAGTAREAGATLVTADDHFGRVPRLSVQFIEPGEK, via the coding sequence ATCGAATGGACTGAGACGCTCGGTTTCACCGACGACGTCGCGCGCGAAGCGGCGGCGATCAAAGCATCGCTGCTTGACGAAGGCAGCGAGGTTGGAGTGGCCGACACGGTGATCGCCGGGACCGCTCGCGAGGCAGGTGCGACACTCGTCACGGCAGACGATCATTTCGGTCGGGTGCCGCGCCTCTCAGTGCAATTCATTGAGCCGGGGGAGAAGTGA
- a CDS encoding GNAT family N-acetyltransferase: MRIESPDTDDADAIADQWVALAREQRAFGSHLLAEANWATIRDAIVRHIVADELRIARADADEANANGATTDTTDTDEIVGFVMFGPEGDRYRQDVSRGIVRNVVVAPDRRNEGIGAALLAAAESALRESGFEAVGLSVLADNEAARRFYRRAGYTPHRIDLEKQLESDTDKPEGG, translated from the coding sequence GTGCGGATCGAATCGCCCGACACCGACGACGCCGACGCGATCGCCGATCAGTGGGTCGCGCTGGCACGCGAGCAGCGTGCGTTCGGCTCGCACCTCCTCGCGGAGGCCAACTGGGCGACCATCCGCGACGCGATCGTCCGTCACATCGTCGCCGACGAACTCCGGATCGCCCGTGCCGACGCGGACGAGGCGAACGCGAATGGAGCGACCACGGACACGACAGACACGGACGAGATCGTCGGGTTCGTGATGTTCGGTCCCGAGGGCGACCGCTATCGACAGGACGTCTCGCGCGGGATCGTCCGGAACGTCGTCGTGGCCCCTGACCGGCGGAACGAAGGAATCGGGGCGGCGTTGCTCGCGGCGGCCGAGTCGGCGCTCCGCGAATCCGGGTTCGAGGCCGTCGGGCTCTCGGTGCTCGCGGACAACGAGGCGGCCCGCCGATTCTATCGCCGCGCCGGATACACGCCCCACCGGATCGACCTCGAAAAGCAACTCGAAAGCGACACCGACAAACCCGAGGGGGGATAA
- a CDS encoding phosphoglycerate kinase, with the protein MIRTLDDLDAEGVAVGVRIDINSPVSGGELADDARLRAHVDTLAELLDRGARVAILAHQGRPGGDDFARLAAHADRLDELLDHPVDYCDATFSSAARDRVAALDVGEAVVLENTRFYAEEYMEFDPERAANTHLVEGLAPALDVYLNDAFAAAHRSQPSLVGFPTRLPSYAGRVMERELDVLGAIEETPTPRVYVLGGAKVGDSIGVARSVLERDLADTVLTAGVVGNVCLLAGGAELGNATAEFVYDAGYWDEIDRAGDLLDAHDEITVPEDVAVERDGARHEVSVADLPAEIDAPAKDVGSRTIAAYGEVIENAGTVILNGPAGVFEEEAFAEGTRGLYEAATRAEQSIVGGGDTAAAVRRLGIEGFDHISTGGGAALTLLTGDALPAVEALR; encoded by the coding sequence ATGATACGAACCCTCGACGACCTCGATGCTGAGGGCGTCGCCGTCGGGGTCCGCATCGATATCAACAGCCCGGTCTCGGGGGGCGAACTCGCCGACGACGCCCGACTCCGCGCGCACGTCGACACGCTCGCGGAGCTGCTCGACCGCGGCGCACGGGTGGCGATCCTCGCCCATCAGGGCCGGCCCGGTGGCGACGATTTCGCGCGGCTCGCCGCCCACGCCGACCGGCTCGACGAGCTGCTCGACCACCCCGTTGACTACTGCGACGCCACCTTTTCGTCGGCGGCACGCGATCGGGTCGCGGCGCTCGATGTCGGGGAAGCCGTCGTCCTCGAAAACACTCGCTTTTACGCCGAGGAGTACATGGAGTTCGACCCCGAACGCGCCGCCAACACCCATCTCGTCGAGGGGCTCGCACCCGCGCTCGACGTCTACCTCAACGACGCGTTCGCTGCCGCTCACCGCTCACAGCCCTCGCTCGTCGGCTTTCCCACACGCCTGCCGAGCTACGCCGGCCGGGTGATGGAGCGCGAACTCGATGTCCTCGGGGCGATCGAGGAGACCCCCACCCCCCGAGTGTACGTTCTCGGTGGCGCGAAAGTCGGCGATTCGATCGGGGTGGCTCGGAGCGTGCTCGAACGCGATCTCGCCGACACCGTCCTCACGGCGGGCGTGGTCGGCAACGTCTGCCTGCTCGCTGGCGGAGCCGAACTCGGGAACGCGACCGCGGAGTTCGTCTACGACGCCGGCTACTGGGACGAGATCGACCGTGCGGGCGATCTGCTCGACGCACACGACGAGATCACGGTCCCCGAAGACGTCGCGGTCGAACGCGACGGCGCTCGCCACGAGGTCTCAGTTGCCGACCTTCCAGCCGAAATCGACGCGCCCGCAAAGGATGTCGGGAGCCGAACGATCGCAGCCTACGGTGAGGTGATCGAGAACGCAGGCACGGTGATTCTGAACGGGCCGGCGGGCGTCTTCGAGGAGGAGGCGTTCGCCGAAGGGACGCGGGGCCTCTACGAGGCCGCGACGCGGGCCGAGCAGAGCATCGTCGGCGGCGGCGACACTGCGGCGGCGGTCCGGCGGTTGGGGATCGAGGGGTTCGATCACATCAGCACCGGTGGCGGCGCGGCGCTCACGCTGTTGACCGGCGACGCGCTCCCTGCCGTCGAGGCACTCCGGTAG
- a CDS encoding branched-chain amino acid ABC transporter permease has translation MGISETYDRGRSFVVEQPFGVVAGVVGVLLIVDLATKLMNGSLSVLSLALFLKDGLIQGLVIALAGVGLSMTYSLLGFANFAHGDYITAGAFAGWATTYVIGGLGALPIADLFLVGVSGEANAGTVGVSIVSTPIAVLVGLVVAIAFTAGLALLIDRLVYKPMRNEEGITLLIASIGVALALRYLLAFVFGTSRPGVTGGDIPGFEVPVIGIRLNAHEIALAIGAVALMVGVHVLLQYTKLGTAMRAMADNRDLARVTGIPTERVVRATWVIGGGLTGAAGYLVTLETGTIAFDFGWILLLLIFAAVILGGIGSVYGAMFGGLTIGIASTVSLVWLPSEFTTAAAFAVMILILVLKPSGLFGGVTTA, from the coding sequence ATGGGCATTTCTGAGACCTACGACCGTGGCCGGAGCTTCGTCGTCGAGCAACCGTTCGGAGTCGTCGCTGGCGTCGTCGGTGTACTGTTGATCGTGGATCTCGCGACCAAGCTGATGAACGGGTCGCTGTCGGTGCTCAGTCTCGCGCTCTTCCTGAAAGACGGGCTGATACAGGGCCTCGTGATCGCGCTCGCGGGTGTCGGGCTCTCGATGACGTACTCCCTGCTTGGCTTTGCAAACTTCGCCCACGGCGATTACATCACGGCGGGAGCCTTCGCGGGCTGGGCGACGACGTACGTGATCGGGGGGCTCGGCGCGCTCCCCATCGCTGATCTCTTCTTGGTCGGTGTTAGCGGGGAAGCCAACGCGGGCACCGTCGGTGTGAGCATCGTCTCGACGCCAATCGCGGTGCTCGTCGGCCTCGTCGTCGCGATCGCGTTCACTGCCGGACTCGCTCTCCTCATCGATCGGCTCGTCTACAAGCCGATGCGCAACGAGGAGGGAATCACGCTGCTCATCGCGAGCATCGGAGTCGCGCTCGCGCTCAGATACCTGCTCGCGTTCGTCTTCGGGACCAGTCGACCGGGCGTCACCGGCGGCGACATCCCCGGATTCGAGGTGCCGGTCATCGGGATCCGGCTGAACGCCCACGAGATCGCGCTCGCGATCGGGGCGGTCGCACTGATGGTCGGCGTCCATGTGTTGCTCCAGTACACCAAACTCGGAACCGCGATGCGCGCGATGGCGGACAACCGCGACCTCGCACGCGTCACCGGAATCCCGACCGAACGGGTCGTGCGCGCGACGTGGGTTATCGGCGGCGGACTGACCGGTGCGGCGGGCTACCTCGTCACGCTCGAAACGGGCACGATCGCGTTCGACTTCGGTTGGATCCTCCTCCTGCTGATCTTCGCCGCGGTCATCCTCGGCGGGATCGGGTCGGTCTACGGCGCGATGTTCGGCGGCCTTACGATCGGGATCGCGAGCACCGTCTCGCTGGTCTGGCTCCCCTCGGAGTTCACCACTGCGGCCGCCTTCGCGGTGATGATCCTGATCCTAGTATTGAAACCATCCGGGCTGTTCGGCGGGGTGACGACCGCATGA
- a CDS encoding branched-chain amino acid ABC transporter permease encodes MSTADRLADRLGGSDAGLILGVMAGLYVLFIVFGLILGLDVGGIASTLQRLTFLAAVYALLALALNLQWGYAGLFNIGVAGFMAVGAYTMAMLTAPVDPQVGGIPGLGLPLWAGIVGGMIAAALVGGITALPALRLRADYLAIVTLALSEIIRLIYNSTTFQSFSIGGRELGTGGASGIPGPINPVRDLYYTDPASSASPPTPFGQSMFDFFGGFGLDGPTVVDWTYTLVLVVFVGLFYFLLTRVGNSPFGRVLKAIREDEIVASSLGKNTRWFKIKVFMLGCALMGLAGILWQGSQALITPALFLPIVTFYVFIALMVGGSGSNTGSVIGGALFAGLLFLGPTFVGRIVDSSFNLGGAPNTFTTAVGALGSLDITPLVAYALDNISVLRFVLLGVVLVVLMQRRPEGLLGHRKEPAAAVDLSRRSVADDDAPRATRADGGVSDATADSGNEGGDDE; translated from the coding sequence ATGAGTACCGCCGACCGACTGGCCGACCGACTCGGTGGCTCCGACGCCGGGTTGATCCTCGGGGTCATGGCCGGGCTCTACGTGCTGTTCATCGTCTTCGGCCTGATACTCGGCCTCGACGTCGGGGGGATCGCGAGCACCCTCCAGCGGCTGACCTTTCTCGCGGCGGTGTACGCACTGCTCGCGCTCGCGCTGAATCTCCAGTGGGGGTATGCGGGCCTGTTCAACATCGGCGTCGCGGGGTTCATGGCGGTCGGCGCGTACACGATGGCGATGTTGACCGCACCGGTCGATCCCCAGGTGGGCGGGATTCCGGGACTCGGCCTCCCGCTGTGGGCCGGGATCGTCGGTGGGATGATCGCCGCCGCGCTGGTCGGCGGGATCACGGCACTGCCAGCGCTCCGGCTCCGGGCGGACTACCTCGCGATCGTCACGCTCGCACTCTCGGAGATCATCCGGCTGATCTACAACTCGACGACGTTCCAGTCCTTCTCGATCGGTGGGAGGGAGTTGGGGACCGGCGGTGCGAGCGGCATCCCCGGTCCGATCAACCCCGTGCGCGATCTCTACTACACCGACCCGGCGAGTTCGGCGTCGCCACCGACCCCGTTCGGCCAGTCGATGTTCGATTTCTTCGGCGGGTTCGGGCTCGACGGCCCGACCGTGGTCGACTGGACGTACACTCTCGTGCTCGTGGTGTTCGTCGGGCTCTTCTATTTCCTCCTGACCCGGGTCGGCAACTCCCCGTTCGGCCGGGTGCTGAAGGCGATCCGCGAGGACGAAATCGTGGCGAGTTCGCTCGGGAAGAACACCCGATGGTTCAAGATCAAGGTGTTCATGCTCGGCTGTGCGCTGATGGGGCTCGCCGGCATCCTCTGGCAGGGCAGTCAGGCGCTGATCACGCCCGCACTGTTCCTCCCGATCGTCACCTTCTACGTGTTCATCGCGCTGATGGTCGGGGGGTCGGGATCGAACACGGGGAGCGTCATCGGCGGCGCGCTCTTTGCAGGATTACTCTTTCTCGGCCCGACGTTCGTGGGACGGATCGTCGACAGCTCGTTCAACCTCGGTGGTGCTCCGAACACGTTCACCACCGCGGTCGGGGCGCTCGGATCGCTCGACATCACGCCGCTGGTCGCGTACGCGCTCGACAACATCAGCGTGCTCCGGTTCGTACTCCTCGGCGTCGTGCTGGTCGTCCTGATGCAGCGCCGTCCGGAGGGGCTGCTCGGTCATCGGAAGGAGCCGGCAGCCGCCGTCGATCTCTCCCGGCGGAGCGTCGCTGATGACGACGCTCCCCGAGCCACCCGAGCCGACGGCGGTGTCTCGGACGCGACCGCAGACTCCGGTAACGAAGGAGGTGACGACGAATGA
- a CDS encoding ABC transporter ATP-binding protein, producing MSDTADSTTDTRNVIEGEGGPENVDEIDPDDESDVERAARETPPGRPLRVKNLRKEFGGLTAVDDASFDVEAGSLTGLIGPNGAGKSTTFNCITGVHQPTSGSVHLHDEEITGLRPYQIADRGLVRTFQIARELEEMTVLENMMLAPRAQRGESLWRSVLPGARGGVRDQERELRERAWETLEFFEIDHLAEEYAGNLSGGQRKLLEMARALLTDPEVVLLDEPLAGVNPTLEEKLLDRIHDLREEGYTFLLVEHDMDVIMENCERVIVMHRGRVLADDAPAAIRENEQVIDAYLGANV from the coding sequence ATGAGCGACACAGCCGATTCCACGACCGACACGAGAAACGTGATCGAAGGCGAGGGTGGTCCCGAAAACGTCGACGAGATCGATCCCGACGACGAGTCCGACGTCGAGCGCGCAGCGCGCGAGACGCCACCCGGCCGCCCACTCCGGGTCAAGAACCTCCGGAAGGAGTTCGGCGGGCTGACCGCGGTCGACGACGCGAGCTTCGACGTCGAGGCGGGGTCACTCACCGGGCTGATCGGACCGAACGGCGCGGGGAAATCGACCACCTTCAACTGTATCACGGGCGTCCATCAGCCGACGAGCGGCTCGGTTCACCTCCACGACGAGGAGATCACCGGCCTCCGTCCGTACCAGATCGCCGACCGCGGGCTGGTCCGGACCTTCCAGATCGCCCGTGAGCTGGAGGAGATGACCGTCCTCGAGAACATGATGCTCGCGCCACGAGCCCAGCGCGGCGAGTCGCTCTGGCGGTCGGTGCTGCCCGGCGCGCGCGGGGGAGTTCGCGACCAGGAGCGCGAACTTCGCGAGCGAGCGTGGGAGACCCTGGAGTTCTTCGAGATCGACCACCTCGCCGAGGAGTACGCGGGCAACCTCTCGGGCGGCCAGCGAAAACTCCTCGAAATGGCACGGGCACTGTTGACCGATCCCGAAGTCGTCCTGCTCGACGAGCCACTCGCGGGGGTGAACCCCACCTTGGAGGAGAAGCTCCTCGATCGCATCCACGACCTCCGCGAGGAGGGGTACACCTTCCTGCTGGTCGAACACGACATGGACGTCATCATGGAGAACTGCGAGCGCGTCATCGTGATGCACCGCGGACGGGTGCTCGCCGACGACGCGCCCGCGGCGATCAGGGAGAACGAACAGGTCATCGACGCCTACCTCGGAGCGAACGTATGA